The following are encoded together in the Osmerus eperlanus chromosome 18, fOsmEpe2.1, whole genome shotgun sequence genome:
- the LOC134038978 gene encoding putative nuclease HARBI1 produces MKAQNCVFLSALTMACPFVRDVVDEEALVLRRAFRRERVFRDRLDPLAFPDDHLYERYRFSADGIRYLCRLLGPRIKHRTARSHALSVEQMVCVALRFFASGAFLYSVGDAEQLNKATICRTIRSVCLAIKALADVFISFPGHRRLCDIKEEFYRIAGFPNVIGAVDCTHIRIKAPSGAHEADFVNRKSFHSINVQMVCNADCVISNVVAKWPGSVHDSRIFRASEIYQCLSQGEFSGVLLGDRGYGCQPFLLTPFTDPQEAQQAYNHAHARTRARVEMTFGLLKARFHCLHKLRVSPVRACDITVACAVLHNVACLRKERAPRVPPAMDWDNPAIFPDDDSGRLLRDQYVLNYFS; encoded by the exons atgaaggcccaaaattgtgtgttcctttctgctctgacaatggcatgcccattcgtgcgagatgtggtggatgaagaagcacttgtgctgaggagagccttcaggcgagaaagggtcttcagggaccggttggacccactggccttccctgatgaccatctatatgaaagatacaggttttctgcagatggcatcaggtatctatgcagactactgggtcccaggattaagcaccgcactgcacggagccatgcactgagtgtggagcaaatggtttgtgtggccttgcgcttttttgctagtggagccttcctgtactcagtgggggatgcagaacagctgaacaaggccacaatttgccgcacaataaggagtgtgtgtctggctatcaaagcattagcagatgtcttcatctccttccctggccacagaagactctgtgacatcaaagaggagttctataggattgcag gtttccccaatgtcattggtgcagtggactgcacacacataaggataaaagccccctcaggtgcccatgaggccgattttgtgaataggaaatcctttcacagcattaatgttcag atggtctgcaatgctgactgtgtgatcagcaatgttgtggcaaaatggcctggctcagtccatgactccagaatctttcgggcctctgaaatctatcagtgcctatcacaag gtgaattctctggtgtgttgctgggagacagggggtatggctgccagccttttctcctgacacctttcacagacccccaggaagcacagcaggcctacaaccatgcccatgccaggaccagggccagagttgaaatgacctttggcctcctgaaggcacgctttcactgccttcacaaattaagggtcagccctgttagggcatgtgatattactgtggcttgtgctgtcctccacaatgtggcctgcctgaggaaggagagggcccccagagtgccaccagccatggactgggacaatccggcaatcttccctgatgacgacagtggtcggctgctgagggaccaatatgtgttgaattattttagttag
- the LOC134039091 gene encoding LOW QUALITY PROTEIN: collagen alpha-2(IV) chain-like (The sequence of the model RefSeq protein was modified relative to this genomic sequence to represent the inferred CDS: inserted 2 bases in 1 codon) → MVALVCTAQQESQGNQGKMGTKVHQGVEGSQVTKVVLVPPSTWRARKKAHTQDLGQAGSSMRLFSTMPFSYCNMGTCDYVSRNDKSYWLPTTAAVPMMPVAGEEIKEHISCCVVCEVTSLAVATHSQDTSTPQCPPKWRSLWMRYSFLLHTGAHDEGDGQSLTSSRSFLQDFRAQPFVECQGXHGTCHYFANVYSFWLTRVNRSGQFSSSSQAMLKDERQQRLNVGRCNVA, encoded by the exons ATGGTAGCCTTG GTCTGTACTGCACAGCAGGAGAGCCAGGGGAACCAAGGCAAGATGGGGACCAAGGTCCACCAGGGGGTAGAGGGGTCCCAGGTTACAAAG GTAGTGCTGGTACCTCCTAGTACCTGGAGGGCTAGGAAAAAAGCTCACACACAGGACCTTG GCCAGGCAGGCTCCAGCATGCGCCTGTTCAGCACCATGCCCTTTTCCTACTGCAACATGGGCACCTGTGACTATGTCAGCCGCAACGACAAGTCCTACTGGCTTCCCACTACGGCAGCTGTGCCCATGATGCCTGTGGCTGGCGAAGAGATAAAGGAGCACATcagctgctgtgtggtgtgtgaagtGACCTCCCTGGCTGTAGCTACACACAGTCAGGACACCAGCACACCCCAGTGCCCCCCCAAATGGAGGAGTCTGTGGATGAGGTACTCCTT CCTGCTGCACACAGGCGCTCATGATGAGGGGGATGGGCAGTCTCTGACATCATCAAGAAGCTTCCTCCAAGACTTTCGTGCCCAGCCTTTCGTGGAGTGCCAGGG CCATGGCACGTGCCACTACTTTGCTAACGTCTACAGTTTCTGGCTGACGCGTGTGAACAGGAGCGGACAGTTCAGCTCCTCCTCACAGGCCATGCTCAAGGATGAGAGGCAGCAGCGCCTGAATGTGGGGCGTTGCAATGTCGCATGA